The following are encoded in a window of Solidesulfovibrio magneticus RS-1 genomic DNA:
- a CDS encoding PAS domain S-box protein produces the protein MADTPSIDPVLSLELVRSLYEKAPVMLHSLDGQGRLLSVNAMWRQTLGYGLDTVVGRSFGDFMTPASRADFEATMPRFVRDGRLTDKPYQLVASDGRVVEVLLSAVGEYDVTGDFRRSLAALVDVTGRRQAEEALAKSEELFRLAFENANEGLAIVGLDGQFLRVNKALCRFFGYEAEALLGKTVGDLAAEGHEAVSPRFISLALAGVREEFRFEKRYRHALGEEVWGQVSAKLVRSSGGEPLYFISHLLDVTEARRTAARLTLHANTLEALLRLGRMRGANLAALGEFVLSRGVALTASQSGLAAMSDPATGRFAVLAAGSEALAVFGLGEGTREFELRDSPSLAMAVGDLRPVVSDTPCSRLATALRGDGQTFILAVAGRAMPYGDDDINRLTLLGEGVLRHVKERRREEDLTTARRQAEAASQAKSGFLANMSHEIRTPLSGIIGLTQMTLTQNPRPEIRENLELILDSSRSLLGIVNDILDFSKIEAGKMEFVPVDFDLRDTLDRTMKSFQFSARQKGLTLGVRIDPQVPAMVHGDPDRIMQVVRNLVGNALKFTDQGEVEVTLSLARPGDPMLVSCSVRDTGIGIPEDRLHELFQVFSQLESTRAKRYGGTGLGLAISRRLVEMMGGAIDVESVPGQGSTFTFTVSLRPAAEAAPEPARRTAAAQAGGFAGLRVLLAEDNQVNRLFLKHFLAEAGCQVRLAGSGLQALELLCQEPADLVLMDIQMPEMDGAEATRRIREGEAGDAARAMPVVALTAYSMKGDRERFLSVGLDDYVSKPVDVDELFMVMRRVLARPVEPAKAAVTSAGVMDLDYYEQRGKSAFAREICRMFLEESPQVAASLETAMREANWEAAGDAAHTLLGMAVPLRARGLTEGARKLQEAGLSGDSAGCRDACRLVVEELGRVQTAIGELLK, from the coding sequence ATGGCCGATACGCCGTCCATTGATCCCGTTTTGTCCCTGGAGCTCGTGCGCAGCCTCTACGAAAAAGCGCCGGTGATGCTGCATTCCCTGGATGGCCAGGGGCGGCTGCTGTCGGTCAACGCCATGTGGCGGCAGACCTTGGGCTATGGCCTGGACACGGTAGTCGGGAGGTCGTTTGGCGATTTCATGACCCCGGCCTCCCGGGCCGATTTCGAGGCCACCATGCCGCGATTCGTGCGAGACGGCCGCCTCACGGACAAGCCGTACCAACTTGTGGCCAGCGACGGGCGCGTCGTCGAGGTGTTACTTTCCGCCGTGGGCGAATACGACGTCACGGGGGACTTTCGACGCTCCTTGGCGGCGCTTGTGGATGTGACCGGGCGGCGGCAGGCCGAGGAGGCCTTGGCCAAAAGTGAGGAGCTTTTCCGGCTGGCTTTTGAAAACGCCAACGAAGGCTTGGCCATCGTGGGGCTGGATGGGCAGTTTTTGCGGGTCAACAAGGCACTGTGCCGGTTTTTCGGCTACGAGGCCGAGGCGCTGCTCGGCAAGACCGTGGGCGATCTGGCCGCCGAGGGCCACGAAGCGGTCAGCCCGCGTTTCATTTCCCTGGCCCTGGCCGGGGTGCGCGAGGAGTTTCGTTTCGAAAAGCGTTACCGCCATGCCCTGGGCGAGGAGGTCTGGGGACAGGTCTCGGCCAAGCTCGTGCGCAGCAGCGGCGGGGAGCCGCTGTATTTCATTTCCCATCTCCTGGACGTGACCGAGGCGCGCCGCACTGCGGCCCGGCTCACCCTGCACGCCAACACCCTGGAGGCCTTGCTGCGCCTGGGGCGTATGCGCGGGGCCAACCTAGCCGCCCTTGGCGAGTTCGTGCTCTCGCGGGGCGTGGCCTTGACGGCCAGCCAGAGCGGGCTTGCGGCCATGTCCGACCCGGCGACAGGCCGCTTTGCCGTGTTGGCTGCCGGCAGCGAGGCCCTGGCCGTCTTCGGGCTTGGGGAAGGGACGCGGGAATTCGAGCTACGGGACTCGCCGAGCCTGGCCATGGCCGTGGGCGACTTGCGGCCAGTGGTGTCGGACACGCCCTGCAGCCGGCTGGCCACGGCCCTTCGCGGCGACGGCCAAACGTTTATTCTGGCTGTGGCCGGCCGGGCCATGCCGTATGGCGACGACGACATCAACCGCCTCACGCTCCTTGGCGAAGGCGTGTTGCGCCACGTCAAGGAACGCCGCCGCGAGGAGGACCTGACCACGGCCAGACGCCAAGCCGAGGCGGCAAGCCAAGCCAAGAGCGGCTTTCTGGCCAACATGAGCCACGAGATCCGCACCCCCCTGTCCGGCATCATCGGACTCACCCAGATGACCCTGACCCAAAACCCCAGGCCGGAGATCCGGGAAAACCTGGAACTGATTCTTGATTCCTCCCGGTCGCTTCTGGGCATCGTCAACGATATCCTGGATTTTTCCAAAATCGAGGCCGGCAAGATGGAATTCGTGCCGGTGGACTTCGACCTGCGCGACACCCTGGATCGGACCATGAAATCGTTCCAGTTCTCGGCCCGGCAAAAGGGGCTGACCCTGGGGGTGCGCATTGATCCGCAGGTGCCGGCCATGGTCCATGGCGATCCTGACCGCATCATGCAGGTGGTGCGTAATCTGGTCGGCAACGCGCTCAAATTCACGGACCAGGGCGAGGTGGAAGTGACGTTGTCCCTGGCCCGGCCGGGCGATCCCATGCTCGTTTCGTGCAGCGTGCGCGACACCGGCATCGGCATTCCCGAGGACCGGTTGCACGAGCTTTTCCAGGTCTTTTCCCAGCTCGAATCCACCCGGGCCAAGCGCTACGGCGGCACGGGGCTGGGGCTGGCCATCAGCCGGCGACTGGTGGAGATGATGGGCGGGGCCATCGACGTGGAGAGCGTGCCGGGCCAGGGCAGCACGTTCACTTTTACCGTGTCTCTGCGCCCGGCTGCCGAGGCCGCGCCCGAACCGGCACGTCGGACCGCCGCCGCCCAGGCCGGCGGATTCGCCGGCTTGCGGGTGCTTCTGGCCGAGGACAACCAGGTCAACCGCCTTTTCCTCAAGCATTTCCTGGCCGAGGCCGGCTGTCAGGTGCGTCTGGCCGGGTCGGGCCTGCAAGCCCTGGAACTTTTGTGTCAGGAACCGGCTGACCTCGTTCTCATGGACATCCAGATGCCGGAGATGGACGGGGCCGAAGCCACCCGACGCATCCGGGAAGGCGAGGCTGGAGATGCAGCCCGGGCAATGCCGGTGGTGGCGCTGACCGCCTACAGCATGAAGGGGGACCGGGAGCGGTTCTTGTCGGTGGGGTTGGACGACTACGTGTCCAAGCCGGTGGACGTGGACGAACTGTTCATGGTCATGCGCCGGGTGTTGGCCCGTCCGGTCGAGCCGGCCAAGGCAGCCGTGACCTCCGCCGGGGTCATGGACCTTGATTATTACGAGCAGCGGGGCAAGTCGGCCTTTGCCCGGGAAATTTGCCGCATGTTCCTGGAGGAGAGTCCGCAGGTGGCGGCTTCTTTGGAAACCGCCATGCGGGAGGCGAACTGGGAGGCGGCTGGCGACGCCGCCCATACCCTGCTCGGCATGGCCGTGCCGCTGCGGGCCAGGGGGCTGACCGAAGGCGCGCGCAAGCTGCAAGAGGCCGGCCTGTCCGGCGACTCCGCAGGCTGCCGCGACGCCTGTCGGCTGGTGGTGGAGGAGTTGGGCCGGGTCCAGACGGCCATAGGCGAGTTGCTCAAGTAA
- a CDS encoding universal stress protein, whose protein sequence is MVAIKTILCALDFSEVSPKVAAYAKTLAEALGAKVVALYVAPSLTQYVEFHVQASYIDDFVSGIVSGASETMDSFVQEFFKGVPVEGRVVSGYAAEEIVSAAEEVGADLIVLGTHGRKGIDKILFGSVAEKVIKTAKAPVLSMRPEDKAS, encoded by the coding sequence ATGGTTGCCATCAAGACCATTCTGTGCGCCCTGGATTTTTCCGAAGTCAGCCCCAAGGTCGCCGCCTACGCCAAGACCCTGGCCGAGGCCCTGGGAGCCAAGGTCGTGGCCCTGTACGTGGCCCCGTCGCTGACCCAGTATGTGGAGTTCCACGTCCAGGCCAGCTACATCGACGATTTCGTCTCCGGCATCGTCAGCGGCGCGTCCGAGACCATGGATTCCTTTGTGCAGGAGTTTTTTAAGGGCGTGCCCGTGGAAGGCCGGGTCGTGTCCGGCTACGCCGCCGAGGAAATCGTCAGCGCCGCCGAGGAAGTGGGCGCGGACCTTATTGTGTTGGGCACCCACGGCCGCAAGGGCATCGACAAGATCCTGTTCGGTTCCGTCGCCGAAAAGGTCATCAAGACCGCCAAGGCCCCGGTGCTGTCCATGCGCCCGGAAGACAAGGCCTCCTAG
- a CDS encoding NAD(P)/FAD-dependent oxidoreductase — protein MQKTQCLVIGSGPAGLSAAIYTARAGMETLVAGCEPKIAGDYDIDNYFGFPETISGRELIERGVKQAQRFGARIACERVLAVHMTETGGFHCVTDKEEIEAEAIVIAAGVNRVRPGIANIGDYDGKGVSYCVSCDGFFYRARKVVVVGEGNYAANQALELTNFTSDVVIYTQGKEPAMDERFAASLAEAGIIVSTAKIVRLSGQPAMTGATLEDGTEIAAEGLFVAMGQASALDFAKTLGVATRGAFIEADHEQKTNVPGVFAAGDCVGHFMQISVAVGEGAKAGRAAIAHVKERAGKDAK, from the coding sequence ATGCAAAAGACCCAATGTCTCGTCATCGGCTCCGGCCCGGCCGGCCTTTCCGCCGCCATTTACACGGCCCGGGCCGGCATGGAAACACTCGTCGCCGGCTGCGAACCCAAAATCGCCGGAGATTACGACATCGACAACTATTTCGGCTTCCCGGAAACCATTTCCGGCCGCGAACTCATCGAACGCGGCGTCAAGCAGGCTCAGCGCTTTGGCGCGCGCATCGCCTGCGAACGCGTGCTGGCCGTGCACATGACCGAGACCGGCGGCTTCCACTGCGTCACCGACAAGGAGGAAATCGAGGCCGAGGCCATCGTCATCGCCGCCGGCGTCAACCGGGTGCGCCCCGGCATCGCCAACATCGGCGACTACGACGGCAAGGGCGTGTCCTACTGCGTGAGCTGCGATGGCTTTTTCTACCGGGCCCGCAAGGTGGTGGTGGTCGGCGAAGGCAACTACGCCGCCAACCAAGCCCTGGAACTGACCAATTTCACCTCCGACGTCGTCATCTACACCCAGGGCAAGGAGCCGGCCATGGACGAGCGGTTCGCCGCCAGCCTGGCCGAAGCCGGCATCATTGTCTCCACCGCCAAGATCGTGCGCCTCTCCGGCCAGCCGGCCATGACCGGCGCGACCCTGGAGGACGGGACCGAAATCGCCGCCGAGGGCCTTTTCGTGGCCATGGGGCAGGCATCGGCCCTGGATTTCGCCAAGACCCTGGGCGTCGCCACCCGGGGCGCGTTCATCGAGGCCGACCACGAGCAAAAGACCAATGTGCCGGGCGTGTTCGCCGCCGGCGACTGCGTGGGCCATTTCATGCAAATCAGCGTGGCCGTGGGCGAAGGGGCCAAGGCCGGCCGCGCCGCCATCGCCCATGTGAAGGAACGCGCCGGCAAGGACGCCAAATAA
- the cimA gene encoding citramalate synthase: protein MRRVSIYDTTLRDGTQAEDISLTTEDKLRIALKLDELGVAYIEGGWPGSNPTDKRFFQEIQNYSFKNAAIAAFGSTHAHRGTAATDPNLKALVESGAPVVTIFGKSWDIHVTEALGTTLPRNLELVGDSLAFLRPHVKELFFDAEHFFDGFTANPDYALAVLKKAHEAGADVLVLCDTNGGTLPGDFRRMVEAVTTALPGVAFGVHAHNDSGVAVANSIEAVVLGACQVQGTINGYGERCGNANLCSIIPSLTLKCGIACLPEGKLPLITPTAHFVSEMVNQAPPSNQPYVGDAAFAHKGGIHVSAVVKNPRTYEHITPETVGNARRVLLSDLSGQSNILYKAREFGFDLDKNDPFVLELLSTIKEREAMGYEYSAAEASYELLLNRVLGRARSYFTVTRYRVLDDNVYDRAEPITEATVMIKVGGRIKHTAAAGMGPVNALDKAIRKALRGFYPRLAEMRLLDFKVRVLSGLKRDDCEPGGCGTASHVRVLVECGDAAKRWVTVGVSHNVIEASFQAMEDAINYKLFSDDKAKLTKALKG, encoded by the coding sequence ATGCGACGCGTTTCCATCTACGACACGACCCTTCGCGACGGCACCCAGGCCGAGGACATCAGCCTCACCACCGAGGACAAGCTGCGCATCGCGCTCAAGCTCGACGAGCTCGGCGTGGCCTACATCGAAGGCGGCTGGCCCGGATCGAACCCCACCGACAAGCGGTTTTTCCAGGAAATCCAGAACTACAGCTTCAAGAACGCGGCCATCGCCGCCTTCGGCAGCACCCACGCCCACCGTGGCACGGCCGCCACCGACCCCAATTTGAAGGCCCTGGTGGAATCCGGCGCGCCCGTGGTCACCATCTTCGGCAAATCCTGGGACATCCACGTCACCGAGGCCCTGGGCACCACCCTGCCGCGTAACCTGGAGCTGGTCGGCGACTCCCTGGCCTTCCTGCGGCCCCACGTGAAGGAACTCTTTTTCGACGCCGAGCACTTCTTCGACGGCTTCACCGCCAACCCGGACTACGCCTTGGCCGTTCTCAAAAAGGCCCACGAGGCCGGAGCCGACGTGCTCGTCTTATGCGACACCAACGGCGGCACCCTGCCCGGCGACTTCCGCCGCATGGTCGAGGCCGTGACCACGGCCCTGCCCGGGGTAGCCTTCGGCGTCCACGCCCACAACGACTCCGGCGTGGCCGTGGCCAATTCCATCGAAGCCGTGGTCCTGGGAGCCTGCCAGGTCCAGGGGACGATAAACGGCTACGGCGAACGCTGCGGCAACGCCAACCTGTGCTCCATCATCCCGTCCCTGACGCTGAAGTGCGGGATCGCCTGCCTGCCCGAGGGCAAGCTGCCGCTGATTACCCCCACGGCCCACTTCGTCTCCGAGATGGTCAACCAGGCCCCGCCTTCCAACCAGCCCTACGTCGGCGACGCCGCCTTTGCCCACAAGGGCGGCATCCACGTCTCGGCCGTGGTCAAAAATCCGCGTACCTACGAACACATCACCCCGGAAACCGTGGGCAACGCGCGCCGGGTGCTGCTGTCCGACCTGTCGGGCCAGTCCAACATCCTCTACAAGGCCCGGGAATTCGGCTTCGACCTCGACAAGAACGACCCCTTCGTGCTGGAGCTTTTGTCCACCATCAAGGAACGCGAGGCCATGGGTTACGAGTATTCGGCCGCCGAAGCCTCCTACGAGCTGCTTTTAAATCGCGTCCTTGGCCGGGCGCGCAGCTACTTCACCGTCACCCGCTACCGGGTGCTCGACGACAACGTCTATGACCGGGCCGAACCCATCACCGAAGCCACGGTCATGATCAAGGTGGGCGGGCGCATCAAGCACACCGCCGCCGCCGGCATGGGGCCGGTCAACGCCCTGGACAAGGCCATCCGCAAGGCCCTGCGCGGCTTCTACCCGCGCCTGGCCGAAATGCGGCTGCTCGACTTCAAGGTCCGGGTGCTCTCGGGGCTTAAGCGCGACGACTGCGAACCCGGCGGCTGCGGCACGGCCTCCCACGTGCGCGTCTTGGTTGAATGCGGCGACGCCGCCAAACGCTGGGTGACCGTGGGCGTGTCCCACAACGTCATCGAAGCCAGCTTCCAGGCCATGGAAGACGCCATCAACTACAAGCTCTTCAGCGACGACAAGGCCAAGCTGACGAAAGCGCTGAAGGGATAA
- a CDS encoding Nif3-like dinuclear metal center hexameric protein, whose translation MRVADLIARIEAVAAPARAASWDRSGVQIAGTAQACTRLAVTLDPLPDVVEQALDWGAEVVLAHHPLTLSPRLPDRLDDYHRVLALVLTSGATLYSAHTSLDVVTDGPAGWLADALALTGRRILEPAGRVPHLALRFAAKGRAEALQAALAALPGVTAFALGSDGIEAVCPPRLRQSAQAAALAAVPEAALAAVQELTEPAEVYGYGLVGDLPSPVAPQALLAQLGELLPRAFFTLAGSLPDRISRLAYCPGSGADMALRAFAAGADVYVTGDLKYHQAQAVPAGRCLIDVGHFSLEEVMMRRFAALLAAECGPDGPEVRYFPGRDPMAACRPDDHVARDE comes from the coding sequence ATGCGCGTAGCCGACCTCATCGCCCGCATCGAGGCCGTGGCCGCCCCGGCCCGGGCCGCCTCCTGGGACCGCAGCGGCGTCCAGATCGCCGGAACCGCCCAAGCTTGCACCCGCCTCGCCGTCACCCTCGACCCCCTGCCGGACGTGGTGGAGCAGGCCCTGGACTGGGGGGCCGAAGTCGTTCTGGCCCACCATCCGCTCACCCTTTCCCCGCGCCTGCCCGACCGCCTCGACGACTACCACCGCGTCCTGGCCCTGGTCCTGACCAGCGGGGCGACCCTCTACAGCGCCCACACGTCCCTGGACGTGGTCACCGACGGCCCGGCCGGCTGGCTGGCCGACGCCTTGGCGCTGACCGGACGCCGCATCCTCGAACCGGCCGGCCGCGTGCCGCACCTCGCCCTGCGCTTTGCCGCCAAGGGCCGCGCCGAGGCCCTGCAGGCCGCCCTGGCCGCCCTGCCCGGAGTCACGGCCTTTGCCTTGGGGTCGGACGGCATCGAAGCCGTCTGCCCGCCCCGGCTGCGCCAGTCAGCCCAGGCAGCCGCCCTGGCCGCCGTGCCCGAGGCTGCGCTTGCGGCCGTGCAGGAGCTGACAGAGCCGGCCGAAGTCTACGGCTACGGCCTTGTCGGCGATCTGCCCTCGCCCGTCGCGCCCCAGGCCCTGCTGGCGCAGCTGGGCGAACTGCTGCCGCGTGCCTTTTTCACCCTGGCCGGCTCGCTGCCGGACCGGATTTCCCGCCTCGCCTACTGCCCCGGCTCCGGGGCCGACATGGCCTTGCGGGCCTTTGCCGCCGGAGCCGACGTCTACGTCACCGGCGATCTCAAGTACCATCAAGCCCAGGCCGTGCCGGCCGGACGCTGCCTGATCGACGTCGGGCATTTCTCCCTGGAAGAGGTCATGATGCGGCGTTTCGCCGCCCTACTTGCCGCCGAATGCGGCCCTGACGGTCCCGAAGTCCGCTATTTCCCTGGTCGGGACCCCATGGCCGCCTGCCGCCCGGACGACCACGTCGCCCGGGACGAATAA
- a CDS encoding acyltransferase family protein, which produces MGLVRFLLAAAVVINHTGPLYGLVMTDAYMAIKVFFIISGFYMALILTEKYNGPGQTRLFYSNRFLRLFPLYWAVLLLSLGVSLVFKFGLHTALLLGPWQTWLHKLDPAVAALLAAANLTIFGQDILFFSHITDAGTLSFSADALYRPTPAWFFLLIPQAWTVSLELVFYAFAPWLVRRGTGTLLALAGLSFGLRALVYLADLPFDPWKQRFFPVECGFFLLGILSYRLYVALKPVVFPQPALWTVFGLYLASILGYQFLPGFYVKEFYLYTATVLSVPLLFRLTKRLPLDRAVGELSYPIYITHWTVIMAVEYACGRTHLPVIALIVTVAASLALNKLVADPIERIRQRRVLASR; this is translated from the coding sequence ATGGGTCTGGTCCGCTTTCTCCTGGCCGCCGCCGTGGTCATCAACCACACCGGCCCCCTTTACGGTCTGGTCATGACCGACGCCTACATGGCCATCAAGGTCTTTTTCATCATCTCGGGCTTCTATATGGCGCTCATCCTGACCGAGAAATACAACGGGCCGGGCCAGACGCGCCTTTTCTATTCCAACCGCTTCCTGCGCCTGTTTCCGCTCTACTGGGCCGTGCTCCTGCTCTCGCTTGGGGTGTCGCTGGTCTTCAAGTTCGGCCTGCACACCGCCTTGCTCCTGGGGCCGTGGCAGACCTGGCTGCACAAGCTCGACCCGGCCGTGGCCGCGCTCTTGGCCGCCGCCAACCTCACCATCTTCGGCCAGGACATCCTCTTTTTCAGCCACATCACCGACGCCGGCACGCTCTCGTTTTCCGCCGACGCCCTCTACCGCCCGACCCCGGCCTGGTTTTTCCTGCTCATCCCCCAGGCCTGGACCGTGTCCCTGGAACTCGTCTTTTATGCCTTTGCTCCCTGGCTCGTGCGCCGGGGAACCGGCACGCTGCTGGCCCTGGCCGGTCTGAGCTTCGGCCTGCGCGCCCTGGTCTACCTGGCCGACCTGCCGTTTGATCCTTGGAAACAGCGCTTTTTTCCGGTGGAATGCGGCTTTTTTCTCCTGGGCATCCTGTCCTACCGGCTCTACGTTGCGCTCAAACCCGTGGTCTTTCCCCAGCCGGCCCTGTGGACGGTCTTTGGCCTCTACCTCGCCTCCATCCTGGGCTATCAGTTCCTGCCCGGCTTTTACGTCAAGGAATTCTATCTCTACACGGCCACCGTCCTGTCCGTCCCCCTGCTCTTCCGGCTGACCAAGCGCCTGCCCCTGGACCGGGCCGTGGGCGAGCTGTCCTATCCCATCTACATCACCCACTGGACGGTCATCATGGCCGTGGAATACGCCTGCGGCCGGACCCATCTGCCGGTCATCGCCCTGATCGTCACCGTAGCGGCGAGCCTGGCGCTCAATAAGCTTGTGGCCGATCCCATTGAGCGCATCCGCCAGCGCCGGGTGCTGGCCAGCCGCTAA
- a CDS encoding zinc ribbon domain-containing protein, protein MYLKQIEQLVVLQKVDDEIVLLQDELKRAPEQIIELEKRRQDIEDSAELVRDKLKYLTDQQKRLDGEIETDSVRLKKSKSKMMMVGNQKEYHAMMREMDNLEKQNRGREEEKTTVAEELSRQNQELADIDGQAKELDSELVVARESLDARIQQAQARLDELGLRRNEAGQAVPRPILQRYEFIRSRLKNPVIVPVHAGICSGCHIAIPPQSFIELQKGIQILSCPNCQRLIYWSEHIEPEVKPEDEAAENAAE, encoded by the coding sequence ATGTATTTGAAACAGATCGAACAGCTCGTGGTCCTGCAGAAGGTCGACGACGAAATCGTCCTGCTCCAGGATGAACTCAAACGGGCCCCGGAACAGATTATTGAGCTCGAAAAGCGCCGCCAGGACATCGAGGACAGCGCCGAGCTCGTCCGCGACAAGCTCAAGTATTTGACCGACCAGCAAAAACGCCTGGACGGCGAAATCGAAACCGATTCCGTGCGGCTCAAAAAGAGCAAAAGCAAGATGATGATGGTCGGCAACCAGAAAGAATATCACGCCATGATGCGCGAGATGGACAATCTGGAAAAGCAGAACCGCGGCCGCGAAGAGGAAAAGACCACCGTCGCCGAGGAACTCTCCCGCCAAAACCAGGAGCTGGCCGACATCGACGGCCAGGCCAAGGAACTCGACAGCGAACTGGTCGTGGCCCGCGAAAGCCTCGACGCCCGCATCCAGCAGGCCCAGGCCCGCCTGGACGAACTCGGACTACGCCGCAACGAAGCCGGCCAGGCCGTGCCCCGCCCCATCCTCCAGCGCTACGAATTCATCCGCTCGCGCCTGAAAAACCCGGTCATCGTGCCCGTCCACGCCGGCATCTGCTCGGGCTGCCATATCGCCATCCCGCCCCAGTCGTTCATCGAATTGCAAAAGGGCATCCAGATCCTGAGCTGCCCCAACTGCCAGCGGCTCATCTACTGGAGCGAACACATCGAACCAGAAGTCAAGCCCGAGGACGAAGCCGCCGAGAACGCGGCGGAATAA
- a CDS encoding WD40 repeat domain-containing protein: MTFTPDAELKGLMRADFGAYVAACSFSPDGETIAYALGDGRLALVEAETGETEFAAPHTGAALCLAASPHGFLTGGDDGRVVLTTLETGCRELAAFPGQWVEHAAASPDGRVLAVAVGKQVVLFPGPDFAPAPLPELQSAVAGLAVSPDGRTLAASHYDGVTVYAPPRPGTPGNRLEGAGSNLTVVFSPDNDKMALATQDKSVRVYDLAQSAGYLLEGYPAKVRCLSFSSDGGTLWTGGERAFVGWPVGADVDPATREATVFGIFEHGMLGAVAAHPALPLVAGGFDGGVVFLGSASRQGAAPLFALESHRVTNLVWSPDGRRLAGGSDGGPAFFMKMA, translated from the coding sequence ATGACGTTTACTCCCGACGCGGAACTCAAAGGCCTCATGCGGGCCGATTTCGGCGCGTACGTCGCCGCTTGCTCCTTTTCCCCGGACGGCGAAACCATTGCCTATGCCCTGGGCGACGGCCGCCTTGCCCTGGTCGAGGCCGAGACCGGCGAGACTGAATTCGCCGCGCCCCACACCGGCGCGGCCCTGTGTCTGGCCGCCTCGCCCCATGGCTTTCTCACCGGCGGCGACGACGGCCGGGTCGTCCTGACCACCCTGGAAACCGGCTGCCGCGAACTGGCCGCCTTCCCCGGCCAGTGGGTCGAACACGCCGCCGCCAGCCCCGACGGCCGGGTGCTGGCCGTGGCCGTGGGCAAGCAGGTGGTGCTCTTCCCCGGCCCCGACTTCGCCCCGGCTCCCCTGCCGGAACTGCAAAGCGCCGTGGCCGGCCTGGCCGTCAGCCCCGACGGTCGCACCCTGGCCGCCAGCCACTACGACGGCGTCACCGTCTACGCCCCGCCGCGCCCCGGCACGCCCGGCAACCGTCTGGAAGGGGCCGGCTCCAACCTCACCGTGGTCTTCTCCCCGGACAACGACAAGATGGCCCTGGCCACCCAGGACAAGTCCGTGCGCGTCTACGATCTGGCCCAGTCCGCCGGCTACCTGCTGGAAGGCTACCCGGCCAAGGTGCGCTGCCTGTCCTTTTCCAGCGATGGCGGCACCCTGTGGACCGGCGGCGAACGCGCCTTCGTCGGCTGGCCCGTGGGCGCGGACGTTGATCCGGCCACCCGCGAGGCCACGGTATTTGGCATCTTCGAGCACGGCATGCTCGGGGCCGTAGCCGCCCACCCCGCCCTGCCCCTGGTGGCCGGCGGCTTCGACGGCGGCGTGGTGTTCCTCGGCAGCGCCTCCCGCCAAGGGGCCGCGCCGCTGTTCGCCCTGGAAAGCCACCGCGTGACCAACCTCGTCTGGTCCCCCGACGGCCGCCGCCTGGCCGGCGGCAGCGACGGCGGGCCGGCGTTTTTCATGAAGATGGCGTAA
- a CDS encoding CobW family GTP-binding protein has product MASVPVTVLTGFLGAGKTTLLNRLLTEAHGRKFAVIVNEFGEIGIDNDLVVSSDEEIYLMNNGCICCSVRGDLIRVLSGLAKRRGAYDAVLVETTGLADPAAIIQTFSMDEDTGDAFRLDSVVTVVDALHFRRHAAENRQALEQVVYGDLILLNKTDLVPEAELADIRQAISRINDTAQVLETTRCQVPMDVLLDRNAFDLSRLPLGQPAAGSAPGGLAPYRPEEDHQHGHVHDHGIQSLSFTLDAPLDPDKLGEFLRTLLASKGQDIYRSKGILAVAGAKQRFIFHGVHMYLETAWGTPWAEGETRQSRAVFIGRDLDRKSLEDGLAGCAAKEA; this is encoded by the coding sequence ATGGCATCCGTACCCGTCACCGTGCTCACCGGCTTTCTCGGGGCCGGCAAGACCACGCTGTTAAATCGCCTCCTCACCGAGGCCCACGGCCGCAAATTCGCCGTCATCGTCAACGAATTCGGCGAAATCGGCATCGACAACGACTTGGTGGTCTCCTCCGACGAGGAGATCTACCTCATGAACAACGGCTGCATCTGCTGTTCCGTGCGCGGCGACCTCATCCGCGTGCTGTCCGGCCTGGCCAAGCGCCGGGGAGCCTACGACGCCGTGCTGGTCGAGACCACCGGCCTGGCCGATCCCGCCGCCATCATCCAGACCTTTTCCATGGACGAGGACACCGGCGACGCCTTCCGCCTCGACTCCGTGGTCACGGTGGTCGATGCCCTGCATTTTCGCCGCCACGCCGCCGAAAATCGCCAGGCCCTGGAACAGGTCGTCTATGGCGACCTGATCCTGCTCAACAAGACCGACCTCGTGCCCGAGGCCGAGCTGGCCGACATCCGCCAGGCCATCTCCCGGATCAACGACACGGCCCAGGTACTGGAAACCACGCGCTGCCAGGTGCCCATGGACGTGCTCCTTGACCGCAACGCCTTTGATTTGAGCCGCCTGCCCCTGGGCCAGCCGGCGGCCGGGTCTGCCCCGGGCGGCCTGGCTCCCTACCGGCCCGAGGAAGACCATCAGCACGGTCACGTCCACGACCATGGCATCCAGTCCCTAAGCTTCACCCTGGACGCCCCCCTGGACCCGGACAAGCTCGGCGAATTCCTGCGCACGCTGCTTGCCTCCAAGGGCCAGGACATCTACCGCTCCAAGGGCATCCTGGCCGTGGCCGGGGCCAAGCAGCGCTTTATCTTCCATGGCGTGCACATGTATCTGGAAACCGCCTGGGGCACGCCCTGGGCCGAGGGCGAAACCCGCCAGAGCCGGGCCGTGTTCATCGGCCGCGACCTGGACCGCAAATCCCTTGAAGACGGCCTCGCCGGTTGCGCGGCCAAGGAGGCCTAG